In Chitinophaga nivalis, a single genomic region encodes these proteins:
- the plsY gene encoding glycerol-3-phosphate 1-O-acyltransferase PlsY: MTEILLLFCAYLIGSVPTAVWVSKGVFGMDIREYGSGNAGATNTFRILGPKAGTFVMVVDMLKGVLAVRLAYLAPYYLDPEHLTQLVNLQIGLGLSAVVGHIFPIWANFKGGKGIATLFGLVLAIQPLVALCCVGVFLMILFLTRYVSLSSIIASIAFPILILYIFNEPEIFYRIFAIAVALMVVLTHQKNITRLLKGVESKVPLFKNRKEKS, encoded by the coding sequence ATGACAGAAATTTTATTGCTTTTTTGCGCTTATCTGATAGGCTCGGTTCCGACAGCCGTATGGGTTAGTAAAGGCGTTTTTGGTATGGATATCAGGGAGTATGGCAGCGGCAATGCCGGTGCAACGAATACTTTCCGGATATTAGGCCCCAAAGCAGGTACTTTTGTAATGGTAGTAGATATGTTGAAAGGGGTGTTAGCCGTTCGACTGGCTTACCTGGCTCCTTACTACCTCGATCCGGAACATCTTACACAGCTGGTAAACCTGCAGATTGGTCTGGGCCTGTCTGCGGTAGTTGGTCATATATTTCCTATCTGGGCTAATTTCAAAGGAGGAAAAGGCATTGCCACCCTTTTTGGGTTGGTACTGGCTATTCAGCCGCTGGTAGCCCTGTGCTGCGTGGGCGTATTTCTCATGATTCTCTTTTTAACCAGGTATGTATCCCTGAGTTCTATCATCGCCAGCATCGCATTTCCTATTTTAATCCTCTATATCTTCAATGAACCGGAGATCTTTTATCGCATCTTTGCCATAGCAGTAGCGTTAATGGTGGTATTAACACATCAGAAAAATATTACGAGATTGTTGAAAGGTGTAGAGAGCAAAGTCCCCTTATTTAAGAATAGGAAAGAAAAAAGTTAA
- a CDS encoding BlaI/MecI/CopY family transcriptional regulator — translation MKQLTKAEEQIMQALWQTGPAFVKELIEAMPDPKPHYNTVSTLVKILIEKGFIDFKAYGKSHQYFALVTKDSYSHKTVNNIVKGYFGGSFSNMVSFFVKEKELSVSDLEKLLQKIKDTQKK, via the coding sequence ATGAAACAGCTGACCAAAGCAGAAGAACAGATCATGCAGGCCCTGTGGCAAACAGGACCCGCATTTGTAAAAGAACTGATTGAAGCCATGCCCGATCCCAAACCCCACTACAATACAGTATCCACCCTCGTAAAAATACTGATTGAAAAGGGGTTTATAGATTTCAAGGCCTATGGCAAATCTCACCAGTACTTTGCCCTGGTTACCAAAGATTCCTACAGCCATAAAACTGTCAACAATATTGTAAAAGGTTATTTCGGCGGCTCTTTCAGTAACATGGTCTCTTTTTTTGTGAAAGAAAAAGAGCTGAGTGTATCTGACCTGGAAAAACTGCTGCAAAAAATCAAGGACACTCAAAAAAAATAA
- the prmA gene encoding 50S ribosomal protein L11 methyltransferase, which translates to MSHIAITMRAGAEQTDLLIALLSAVGFEGFEEQTDVLIGYIPEADYNEATLESVLQPYGITYTKDAIVPVNWNAVWESNFQPVQVDDFCGIRAAFHPPFTPKPVYEIVITPKMAFGTGHHATTSSMIKLMETLPVAGKSVFDFGTGTGILAILAEMMGATTADAIDYDEWAVNNTLENIADNNMHVVKVWQADNLEAVTRRYDILLANINCNILLRFMADMRRLLEPGGKLLLSGIMPSDEAQILAAALPHGFTAEKRIEKDNWLALQLGVPVA; encoded by the coding sequence ATGTCACACATTGCTATAACCATGCGTGCAGGAGCGGAACAAACCGATCTGTTGATTGCACTACTATCCGCTGTCGGTTTTGAAGGATTTGAAGAACAAACTGATGTACTTATCGGTTATATTCCCGAGGCGGATTATAATGAAGCTACACTGGAGTCGGTATTACAACCTTACGGTATCACCTATACGAAGGACGCAATTGTCCCTGTAAACTGGAATGCAGTGTGGGAAAGTAATTTTCAGCCAGTACAGGTCGATGATTTCTGTGGTATCCGGGCAGCTTTTCATCCGCCATTTACACCAAAACCAGTGTACGAAATTGTGATCACGCCCAAGATGGCTTTTGGAACAGGGCATCACGCCACTACTTCTTCCATGATCAAACTGATGGAAACACTGCCGGTTGCCGGAAAAAGCGTATTTGACTTTGGTACGGGAACAGGTATCCTGGCTATCCTGGCAGAAATGATGGGTGCTACCACAGCAGATGCCATTGATTATGATGAATGGGCGGTGAATAATACCCTGGAGAATATTGCTGATAATAACATGCACGTGGTAAAGGTGTGGCAGGCAGATAATCTGGAAGCGGTTACCCGCCGGTATGATATCCTGCTGGCCAATATCAACTGTAACATTTTGCTCCGTTTCATGGCCGATATGCGTCGTTTGCTGGAGCCGGGCGGAAAATTGCTGCTGAGTGGTATCATGCCTTCCGATGAAGCGCAAATCCTGGCAGCTGCGCTCCCACACGGGTTTACGGCAGAAAAAAGAATAGAAAAAGATAACTGGCTGGCACTGCAGCTGGGCGTACCGGTAGCATAA
- a CDS encoding cell division ATP-binding protein FtsE: MTPEQPIIQLTNASIYQGNTLILGDVNVSVNKGEFVYLIGKTGTGKSSLLKTLYGDLPLKDGTGQVVGFDLKKMDWKKVPYLRRNLGVVFQDFQLLTDRNVHDNLKFALRATGWQDPKQMEDKIADVLDKVGLGTKGFKMPYELSGGEQQRVDIARAMLNSPKLILADEPTGNLDPETSDGIMQLLFRICREGTAIVMATHDYIVLQKFPSRVLRTENGHVIDNAAVNFSA; this comes from the coding sequence ATGACGCCTGAACAGCCTATCATCCAATTAACCAATGCCAGTATATATCAGGGGAATACATTGATCCTGGGAGATGTGAATGTCTCGGTTAACAAAGGAGAGTTTGTGTATCTTATCGGGAAAACGGGTACGGGGAAGTCCAGCTTGTTGAAAACTTTGTATGGCGATTTGCCGTTGAAGGATGGTACCGGTCAGGTAGTGGGTTTTGACCTGAAAAAGATGGATTGGAAAAAAGTACCGTACCTTCGCCGGAATCTGGGGGTAGTATTCCAGGATTTTCAGTTGCTGACAGATCGTAATGTACACGACAACCTGAAGTTTGCCCTGCGGGCTACCGGCTGGCAGGATCCGAAGCAAATGGAAGACAAGATTGCGGATGTGCTGGATAAGGTAGGATTAGGTACCAAAGGTTTCAAAATGCCGTATGAGCTTTCCGGAGGAGAACAGCAGCGTGTGGATATTGCCCGCGCCATGCTCAACTCACCGAAGCTGATTCTGGCGGATGAGCCCACCGGTAACCTGGATCCGGAAACATCGGATGGTATTATGCAGCTGTTGTTTCGTATTTGTAGGGAAGGCACCGCTATTGTGATGGCTACCCATGATTATATTGTATTACAAAAATTCCCGTCCCGGGTGTTACGGACCGAGAACGGGCATGTTATCGATAATGCAGCCGTGAATTTTTCTGCTTAA
- a CDS encoding polyribonucleotide nucleotidyltransferase, whose translation MNLTPISVKFDIGDGRMVTIETGKLARQADGAVTVRLGNAILLATVVANKEPKPGQSFFPLTVDYQEKFASAGRIPGSFFKREGRLSDSEVLVSRLIDRALRPLFPDNYLCEVQVLVTLISSDPEVMPDALACLAASAALAVSDVPIQEIISEVRVARIEGNYVINPNRTELAKADMDFIIGATDKNIMMVEGESKECQEEDLIAAIEAAHAAIKVQVKAQEELRDLKGVTGKRAYTLPHQNEELKAKVVAFAQDKIYVVAKSASAKHVRSDAFAAIGEELKAHLGELPEEDQPLVKEYLHDLEKEVIRNMILDESIRLDGRALDQVRPLAMETDILPSPHGSALFTRGETQSLTTVTLGTPEDELLIETAAVSNYSKFILHYNFPPFSTGEVKMMRGPGRREVGHGNLAMRSLKQMMPGADYAYTVRVVSDILESNGSSSMATVCAGSLALMDAGVPLPKHVSGVAMGLISRASDGKWAVLTDILGDEDHLGDMDFKVTGTRDGIVGIQMDIKVDGLSMDVMRSALAQAQKGRLHIIEAMYEAVPAARPEPKPHAPRMEKLIIDREFIGAVIGPGGKIIQEIQRETGTTINIEEVGETGEVSIFSSQKESLDKAVAWVKGIVAIPEVGEVYESVVKSIMPYGAFVEFMPGKQGLLHISEVSWKRLETMEGVLTEGEKVKVKLTGTDPKTGKFKLSRKVLMPKPEGYVERPEREERGDRGDFRDRGDRGDRRGGDRDRGPRDDRRGGGDRDRRDNRDRGGDRGPRPEKPQEPTFDGEE comes from the coding sequence ATGAATCTGACACCTATTTCAGTGAAATTCGATATAGGAGACGGTCGTATGGTGACCATCGAAACCGGCAAATTAGCTCGCCAGGCTGACGGTGCGGTTACGGTGCGTTTAGGGAATGCTATTTTGCTGGCCACTGTGGTAGCAAATAAAGAACCCAAACCAGGCCAGTCATTCTTCCCCCTGACTGTAGACTACCAGGAGAAATTTGCCTCCGCCGGCCGCATACCCGGCTCTTTCTTCAAACGTGAAGGCAGACTGTCCGATTCAGAGGTGTTAGTTTCCCGCCTGATTGACCGCGCGCTTCGCCCCCTGTTCCCCGACAACTACCTCTGCGAAGTACAGGTATTAGTAACCCTGATCTCTTCCGATCCGGAAGTAATGCCGGATGCTCTGGCCTGTCTGGCTGCATCTGCCGCCCTGGCTGTTTCTGATGTTCCCATTCAGGAAATCATTTCTGAAGTAAGGGTAGCCCGCATCGAAGGCAACTATGTAATCAACCCTAACCGTACTGAGCTCGCCAAAGCTGACATGGATTTCATCATCGGTGCTACCGATAAGAACATCATGATGGTGGAAGGTGAAAGTAAAGAATGCCAGGAAGAAGACCTGATTGCCGCTATTGAGGCTGCACACGCTGCTATCAAAGTGCAGGTAAAAGCGCAGGAAGAACTGCGTGATCTGAAAGGTGTTACCGGCAAGCGTGCATACACCCTGCCGCATCAAAACGAAGAACTCAAAGCAAAAGTGGTTGCTTTTGCCCAAGATAAAATTTATGTAGTAGCTAAGTCTGCTTCTGCCAAACACGTACGCAGCGATGCATTTGCGGCTATCGGAGAAGAACTGAAAGCACACTTAGGCGAATTACCGGAAGAAGATCAGCCGCTGGTAAAAGAATACCTGCATGATCTGGAAAAAGAAGTGATCCGTAACATGATCCTGGACGAATCCATCCGCCTGGATGGCCGTGCACTGGATCAGGTACGTCCGTTGGCGATGGAAACAGATATCCTGCCTTCCCCGCACGGTTCTGCACTCTTTACCCGTGGTGAAACACAGTCCCTGACCACAGTTACCCTGGGTACTCCGGAAGATGAACTGCTGATCGAAACAGCTGCTGTTTCTAACTATTCCAAATTCATCCTGCACTACAATTTCCCTCCGTTCTCTACCGGTGAAGTGAAAATGATGCGCGGCCCCGGCCGTCGTGAAGTGGGTCACGGTAACTTGGCCATGCGTTCCCTGAAACAAATGATGCCAGGTGCGGACTATGCTTATACTGTAAGGGTGGTTTCCGATATCCTTGAATCCAATGGTTCCTCTTCCATGGCAACGGTTTGTGCCGGTTCCCTGGCGCTGATGGATGCCGGTGTTCCTTTACCGAAACACGTTTCCGGCGTGGCAATGGGATTGATCTCCCGTGCTTCAGACGGTAAATGGGCGGTATTGACCGATATCCTGGGCGATGAAGATCACCTGGGTGACATGGACTTCAAAGTAACCGGTACCCGCGATGGTATCGTAGGTATCCAGATGGATATTAAAGTGGATGGTCTGAGCATGGACGTAATGCGTTCTGCACTGGCACAGGCACAGAAAGGACGTCTGCACATCATCGAAGCGATGTATGAAGCCGTTCCTGCTGCCCGCCCAGAACCTAAACCACATGCACCACGCATGGAGAAACTGATTATTGACCGTGAATTTATCGGCGCAGTAATCGGACCCGGTGGTAAAATTATTCAGGAAATCCAACGCGAAACCGGTACTACTATCAACATTGAAGAAGTAGGAGAAACCGGTGAAGTGAGCATCTTCTCTTCTCAGAAAGAAAGCCTGGATAAAGCAGTTGCCTGGGTTAAAGGCATCGTAGCTATTCCGGAAGTAGGAGAAGTATACGAATCTGTTGTAAAATCAATTATGCCATACGGTGCGTTTGTTGAGTTTATGCCTGGCAAACAAGGCTTGCTCCACATTTCTGAAGTTTCCTGGAAACGCCTGGAAACGATGGAAGGCGTACTGACCGAAGGTGAAAAAGTGAAAGTGAAACTGACCGGTACCGATCCTAAAACCGGTAAGTTTAAACTGAGCCGCAAAGTGCTGATGCCTAAACCAGAAGGTTATGTAGAAAGACCGGAACGTGAAGAGCGTGGTGACAGAGGCGATTTCCGTGATCGTGGCGACCGTGGCGACAGACGTGGTGGTGATCGCGATCGTGGTCCACGCGACGACAGACGTGGTGGTGGCGACAGAGACAGACGGGACAACCGCGATCGTGGCGGTGACCGTGGTCCTCGCCCGGAAAAGCCACAGGAACCTACCTTTGATGGCGAAGAGTAG
- the rpsO gene encoding 30S ribosomal protein S15 translates to MSYLTVEKKANIFKEFGGSEKNTGSVEAQIALLTERINSISGHLKQNKKDFSTHRGLMKMVGQRKRLLSYLSKTNLTGYRALIEKLGIRK, encoded by the coding sequence ATGTCTTACTTAACTGTTGAAAAGAAAGCCAATATTTTTAAGGAATTTGGTGGAAGCGAGAAAAATACAGGCTCTGTGGAAGCGCAAATTGCACTGCTGACTGAGCGTATCAACAGCATTTCCGGTCACCTGAAACAAAACAAAAAAGATTTCTCTACCCATCGCGGTTTGATGAAAATGGTTGGCCAGAGAAAGCGTTTGCTTTCATATTTATCTAAAACCAACCTCACAGGCTATCGTGCCCTTATTGAGAAGTTAGGTATCAGGAAATAA
- a CDS encoding M48 family metallopeptidase: MKKNVLLFAAGLGLLAACTRVPITGRSQLNLIPESTMQSMALQQYQSFLSENKVVSQTTSKDAEMVKRVGQRIAAAVTQYMNQQGMASTIADYKWEFNLVNSKEVNAWCMPGGKVVVYTGLLPVTQNETALACVMGHEIAHAIARHGNERMSQGLLAQGIQVAGSVALGKNPTAVNIFNQAFGIGGNVGMLAFSRSNELEADHLGVIFMAMAGYNPQESIPFWQRMGSMGSGQKPPEFLSTHPSDATRVQKLQQLMPEAMRYYKPGRV, encoded by the coding sequence ATGAAAAAGAATGTACTCCTTTTTGCAGCAGGCCTTGGATTACTGGCAGCATGTACACGTGTGCCTATCACTGGTCGGAGCCAGTTGAACCTGATCCCCGAAAGCACCATGCAATCAATGGCATTGCAGCAGTACCAATCATTTCTCTCTGAAAACAAAGTAGTTTCTCAGACTACCAGTAAAGATGCAGAAATGGTAAAACGTGTTGGTCAGCGTATCGCAGCGGCGGTAACGCAATACATGAACCAACAGGGGATGGCCAGTACAATTGCCGATTACAAATGGGAATTCAACCTCGTAAACAGTAAAGAAGTGAATGCCTGGTGTATGCCGGGTGGTAAAGTTGTAGTGTATACCGGTTTATTGCCGGTAACACAGAATGAAACCGCACTGGCCTGTGTAATGGGACACGAAATAGCCCACGCGATTGCGCGTCATGGTAATGAACGTATGAGCCAGGGATTACTCGCACAGGGCATACAGGTAGCCGGTTCTGTAGCATTGGGAAAAAATCCTACTGCCGTGAATATCTTTAACCAGGCATTTGGTATCGGTGGTAATGTGGGCATGTTAGCCTTCTCCCGTTCCAATGAGCTGGAAGCAGATCACCTGGGTGTTATTTTTATGGCGATGGCAGGTTATAATCCGCAGGAATCTATTCCATTCTGGCAGCGTATGGGCAGTATGGGCAGTGGACAGAAACCACCGGAGTTTTTAAGCACGCACCCCAGCGATGCTACCCGTGTACAGAAGCTGCAACAGCTGATGCCGGAAGCGATGCGTTATTACAAGCCGGGAAGAGTATAA
- a CDS encoding hydrogen peroxide-inducible genes activator, protein MTTVQLEYIVAVETYRSFVIAAEKCFVTQPTLSMQIQKLEDELGVKLFDRSKLPVVPTEIGIAVISQARIILKENARIREIITDQKKEVQGTLKVGIIPTLAPYLLPRILTGFMKKYPKVKLEIWEYPTEQIMQQLKQELLDCGLLATPLHNPHLEEHPLFYETFVVYTAKSNPLFEKKVVRADELDIKEVWLLNEGHCMRNQVLNICKDKFTAGEHKNLEYNTGSVETLKRMVDLNEGYTILPELSLQDLNTRQLNMVRYFKAPEPVREISLVTHRHFIKQALIEAFKKEILQHVPDKMKVQKNKKVVEIINS, encoded by the coding sequence ATGACAACCGTACAATTGGAATATATTGTTGCAGTAGAGACCTATCGAAGTTTTGTGATAGCGGCTGAGAAGTGTTTTGTTACGCAGCCCACCTTAAGCATGCAGATACAGAAACTGGAAGATGAACTGGGCGTTAAACTGTTTGATCGCAGTAAATTACCGGTGGTACCCACAGAAATAGGCATCGCCGTCATCTCGCAGGCACGGATAATTCTCAAGGAAAATGCCCGTATCCGGGAGATCATCACCGACCAGAAAAAAGAAGTACAGGGTACCCTGAAAGTAGGTATCATCCCCACACTGGCCCCTTACCTCCTCCCACGTATTCTCACCGGCTTTATGAAAAAATACCCTAAAGTAAAACTGGAAATATGGGAATATCCTACGGAACAAATCATGCAGCAACTGAAACAGGAATTATTGGACTGCGGCCTGCTGGCGACTCCCCTGCACAACCCGCACCTCGAAGAACATCCGTTGTTTTATGAAACGTTTGTGGTATACACGGCTAAAAGCAATCCCTTATTTGAAAAGAAAGTGGTAAGGGCTGATGAACTGGATATAAAAGAAGTATGGCTGCTGAATGAAGGGCATTGCATGCGCAATCAGGTCCTGAATATCTGTAAGGATAAATTCACCGCCGGCGAACATAAAAACCTGGAATATAATACCGGCAGTGTGGAAACGCTGAAAAGAATGGTAGATCTGAACGAAGGTTATACGATTTTGCCGGAGCTGTCATTACAGGATCTGAATACCCGCCAGCTGAACATGGTACGCTATTTCAAAGCGCCCGAACCGGTTCGGGAAATCAGCCTGGTCACCCACAGACATTTCATCAAACAAGCGTTGATAGAAGCTTTCAAGAAAGAAATCTTACAGCATGTGCCAGATAAAATGAAGGTGCAGAAAAATAAAAAAGTAGTAGAGATTATCAACAGTTAA